The Armatimonadota bacterium genome window below encodes:
- a CDS encoding HEPN domain-containing protein has translation MAERSRDWMEQAHRDLESARWQAQGGYFEWACFIAQQAAEKAIKAVYQKRGGEAWGHALTELVHGLAGQVDVPGEILECARWLDRFYIPTRYPNAWAQGAPGRYYTEEDARRAIGCGEAILRFCQGLLAEP, from the coding sequence ATGGCAGAACGCAGCCGGGACTGGATGGAGCAGGCGCACCGGGATCTCGAGAGCGCCCGGTGGCAGGCGCAGGGCGGCTACTTCGAGTGGGCCTGCTTTATCGCCCAACAGGCGGCGGAGAAGGCCATCAAGGCCGTGTACCAGAAGCGCGGGGGAGAGGCGTGGGGGCATGCGCTCACGGAGCTCGTGCACGGCCTTGCCGGGCAGGTGGATGTACCCGGGGAGATCCTGGAGTGCGCGCGGTGGCTGGACCGGTTCTACATTCCCACCCGGTATCCGAACGCTTGGGCCCAGGGAGCACCGGGGAGGTACTACACGGAGGAGGACGCCCGCCGTGCCATCGGTTGTGGAGAGGCGATCCTACGGTTCTGTCAGGGTCTACTGGCTGAACCGTGA
- the tsaE gene encoding tRNA (adenosine(37)-N6)-threonylcarbamoyltransferase complex ATPase subunit type 1 TsaE produces the protein MRFTTHSAEETRELGRRLATALQPGDVVALVGELGSGKTTLVQGIAAALEARGRVASPSFLIVHEYRGRLPIYHVDLFRLRPEDLEPLGLEELFDEGGVVLVEWAERAERLLPPDTLWIHLEIADESTRTIRLEPRGVRSRRLAEALVQAASPVQG, from the coding sequence ATGCGGTTTACGACCCACAGCGCGGAGGAAACCCGAGAGCTGGGGCGCCGGCTGGCCACGGCCCTGCAACCGGGAGACGTGGTGGCCCTGGTGGGCGAGCTGGGCTCCGGCAAGACCACCCTCGTTCAGGGGATCGCGGCGGCCCTGGAGGCCCGGGGCCGGGTGGCGAGTCCTTCGTTTCTCATCGTGCACGAGTACCGGGGTCGGCTCCCCATCTACCACGTGGACCTGTTCCGGCTGCGCCCGGAGGACCTGGAGCCCCTGGGACTCGAGGAGCTGTTCGACGAGGGCGGGGTGGTGCTCGTGGAGTGGGCAGAGCGGGCAGAACGCCTCCTCCCTCCGGATACCCTGTGGATCCATCTGGAGATCGCGGACGAGTCCACCCGGACGATCCGGCTCGAACCCCGGGGCGTGCGCAGCCGCCGGCTCGCGGAGGCCTTGGTCCAGGCCGCCTCCCCCGTGCAGGGCTGA
- the tsaD gene encoding tRNA (adenosine(37)-N6)-threonylcarbamoyltransferase complex transferase subunit TsaD, translating into MTEGPVLGIETSCDETAAAVVKDRVILSNVVASQADLHARYGGVVPELASRRHIERLIPVAEEALARAGVGIRDLAGIAVTCGPGLIGALAVGVAYAKALAFAARLPLVGINHLEGHLYAAFLAHGPAPLPALALIVSGAHTDLVWIPEEGRYEVLGRTRDDAAGEAFDKVARALGLGYPGGPEIDRLSREGDAEALPLPVPLQTEPGCDFSFSGLKTAVVLALRKTPPPRPEDVAASFQRAAVEHLVSRTLRAARAHRPASLILTGGVAANRLLRRRLEEEAVHLGIPLLIPPPDLCTDNAAMIAYAGLRRLQRGQRSSWTLDASPDLPL; encoded by the coding sequence GTGACGGAAGGGCCGGTCCTCGGAATCGAGACCTCGTGCGACGAGACCGCGGCCGCGGTGGTCAAAGACCGCGTCATCCTTTCGAACGTGGTGGCCTCCCAGGCGGACCTCCATGCCCGGTACGGGGGCGTCGTACCCGAGCTCGCCTCCCGCCGGCACATCGAGCGGCTGATCCCCGTGGCGGAGGAGGCCCTCGCGCGGGCCGGGGTCGGGATCCGGGATCTCGCGGGCATCGCGGTCACCTGCGGTCCTGGGCTTATCGGCGCCTTGGCGGTCGGAGTGGCCTATGCCAAGGCCCTGGCCTTCGCGGCCCGGCTCCCGCTGGTGGGCATCAACCACCTGGAAGGGCATCTCTACGCCGCCTTCCTCGCCCACGGTCCCGCTCCCCTTCCGGCCCTCGCCCTCATCGTCTCCGGGGCCCACACGGATCTCGTGTGGATCCCGGAGGAGGGGCGGTATGAGGTGCTTGGTCGCACCCGGGACGATGCCGCGGGAGAGGCCTTCGACAAGGTGGCCCGGGCCTTGGGATTGGGGTATCCCGGAGGGCCGGAGATCGACCGGCTGAGCCGGGAAGGGGACGCGGAGGCTTTGCCGCTCCCGGTCCCTCTGCAGACGGAGCCGGGCTGCGACTTCAGCTTCAGTGGCCTCAAGACCGCGGTCGTGCTGGCCCTCCGCAAGACCCCTCCCCCGCGCCCCGAGGACGTGGCCGCCTCCTTCCAGCGGGCTGCGGTGGAGCACCTCGTCTCCCGGACCCTCCGGGCCGCCCGGGCGCACCGCCCCGCCTCCCTGATCCTCACGGGCGGGGTGGCCGCCAACCGCCTCCTTCGAAGGCGCCTTGAGGAAGAGGCAGTGCACCTCGGCATCCCGCTCCTCATACCCCCTCCGGACCTGTGCACGGACAACGCCGCCATGATCGCCTACGCGGGCCTCCGACGCCTCCAGCGAGGTCAGCGTTCCTCCTGGACCCTCGACGCCTCCCCCGACCTGCCTCTGTAG
- the rimI gene encoding ribosomal protein S18-alanine N-acetyltransferase, translating to MKTLLPVRIERMREQDIPRVLQIERASFPTPWPPEAYRREIRENRTAHYIVARVGEEVVGYAGMWVILEEAHITTIAVDPKWRGRRVGERLLVALIEEARNRGARWVTLEVRKSNHIAQNLYRKYGFREVHVRKGYYTDNGEDALIMWTGNILEEPFRSRFEALKAQLQPREGEP from the coding sequence ATGAAGACCCTCCTTCCGGTGCGGATCGAACGCATGCGGGAACAGGACATCCCCCGGGTCCTGCAGATCGAGCGGGCCTCCTTCCCCACCCCGTGGCCCCCGGAGGCGTACCGGCGGGAGATCCGGGAAAACCGCACCGCCCACTACATCGTGGCCCGGGTGGGGGAGGAGGTGGTGGGGTACGCGGGGATGTGGGTCATCCTGGAGGAGGCCCACATCACCACCATCGCCGTGGACCCGAAGTGGCGCGGTCGGAGAGTTGGGGAGCGACTGCTCGTCGCCCTCATCGAGGAGGCCCGCAACCGGGGAGCCAGGTGGGTCACCCTGGAGGTCCGGAAGTCCAACCACATCGCCCAGAACCTGTACCGCAAGTACGGTTTCCGGGAGGTCCACGTACGAAAGGGCTACTACACGGACAACGGGGAGGACGCCCTCATCATGTGGACCGGCAACATCCTGGAGGAGCCCTTCCGCTCCCGGTTCGAGGCCCTAAAGGCCCAGCTCCAGCCGCGGGAGGGCGAGCCGTGA
- a CDS encoding nucleotidyltransferase domain-containing protein, with protein MERRSYGSVRVYWLNREEAWRRLEEAARRVVEERPEVKAVVLFGSLAEGRAVPGSDADLLLLLRSSDRPWMERPSEYLPYFEGIGLPLDLFCYTEEEVEQVPLARHALSRGRRLAGR; from the coding sequence GTGGAGAGGCGATCCTACGGTTCTGTCAGGGTCTACTGGCTGAACCGTGAGGAGGCGTGGCGCCGGCTCGAGGAGGCCGCCCGGCGCGTCGTCGAGGAGCGGCCGGAGGTGAAGGCCGTAGTCCTGTTCGGATCCCTCGCCGAGGGCCGGGCGGTTCCGGGAAGCGACGCGGACCTCCTGCTCCTCCTCCGCTCCTCCGACCGTCCCTGGATGGAGCGTCCCTCCGAATACCTCCCGTACTTCGAGGGCATCGGGCTTCCCCTTGACCTCTTCTGCTACACCGAGGAGGAAGTAGAACAGGTCCCTCTCGCCCGACACGCCCTGAGCCGGGGGAGGCGGCTTGCCGGGAGGTAG
- a CDS encoding prepilin-type N-terminal cleavage/methylation domain-containing protein, producing MLGRIRRKLREERGFTLIELIMVIVILAILLALALPSYLSTRRKAYYAEAAEKLQEWATAQWLYYVEKNQFAGTAAVSLPEDTNNWDFQGGDCSNPGPCVASAVGQGPVDGATITYTIQSNGSRVINSSGF from the coding sequence ATGCTCGGACGGATTCGCAGAAAACTCAGGGAGGAGCGGGGGTTCACGCTCATCGAGCTCATCATGGTGATCGTGATCCTCGCCATCCTGCTGGCTTTGGCGCTGCCGAGTTATCTCAGCACCCGGCGCAAGGCTTACTACGCGGAGGCCGCGGAGAAGCTCCAGGAGTGGGCCACGGCCCAGTGGCTGTACTACGTGGAGAAGAACCAGTTCGCCGGAACAGCTGCCGTCTCGCTCCCAGAGGATACCAACAACTGGGACTTTCAGGGTGGAGACTGCAGCAACCCTGGCCCTTGCGTCGCGAGTGCGGTAGGACAAGGGCCGGTGGATGGCGCCACCATCACCTACACCATCCAGAGCAACGGGAGCCGGGTCATCAACTCCAGCGGCTTCTAG
- a CDS encoding slipin family protein translates to MTALIALAIFLLLILPSMVRIVREYERGVVFRLGRLVGARGPGLILLIPFIDRMVKVDLRVVTMDVPRQEMMTRDNVPVTVDAVVYFRVVNPEDAIVKVEDFVRATALYAQTTLRSVVGQHELDDLLSRRDQVNAQLQRIIDDATEPWGIKVTAVEVRDVVLPEGMKRAMARQAETERERRAKIINAEGEFQAAERLVEAARKMAEQPIALQLRYLQTLAEIASEQNSTTIFPLPIDLVRPFLGRDARGG, encoded by the coding sequence ATGACGGCACTCATCGCCCTCGCCATCTTCCTGCTCCTCATCCTGCCCAGCATGGTGCGGATCGTGCGGGAATACGAGCGGGGAGTGGTCTTCCGCCTCGGACGGCTGGTGGGGGCCCGGGGACCGGGTCTCATCCTGCTCATCCCCTTCATCGACCGCATGGTGAAGGTGGACCTGCGGGTGGTCACCATGGACGTGCCCCGGCAGGAGATGATGACCCGGGACAACGTTCCCGTGACCGTGGACGCGGTGGTGTACTTCCGGGTGGTGAATCCGGAGGATGCCATCGTGAAGGTGGAGGACTTCGTGCGGGCCACGGCCCTGTACGCCCAGACCACCCTCCGCAGCGTGGTGGGCCAGCATGAGCTCGATGATCTCCTCTCCCGGCGAGACCAGGTGAACGCGCAGCTGCAGCGGATCATCGACGACGCCACGGAGCCCTGGGGGATCAAGGTGACCGCGGTGGAGGTGCGGGACGTGGTCCTGCCGGAGGGCATGAAGCGGGCCATGGCCCGGCAGGCGGAGACGGAGCGGGAGCGGCGGGCCAAGATCATCAACGCGGAGGGCGAGTTCCAGGCCGCGGAACGTCTGGTGGAGGCGGCCCGGAAGATGGCGGAGCAGCCCATCGCCCTGCAGCTGCGCTACCTGCAGACCCTGGCGGAGATCGCCAGCGAGCAGAACAGCACCACCATCTTCCCGCTGCCCATCGACCTCGTGCGGCCGTTCCTGGGCCGCGACGCGAGAGGGGGCTAG
- a CDS encoding ATP-dependent DNA ligase, which yields MALWKDLAETLEAVRGTRSRREKVRLLARYLAELEEADLRRACTFLSGRTFPPLDPRTANLGGSAIVQALRELAGADDRALQEAYLRWGDLGDVAQDLLAARTALPLFPPQPLTLEAVEQALHRAAEAVGKGARAARVRVLRSLLESASPREAKYLVRILTGEVRVGLREGLLEEAIGEAFRVPAEEVRRAMLLQSDPGEVAVLARAGALSDARLLFFRPFRFMLAEPISAPEEPFREAPEWLAEDKYDGIRVQVHRFRDRVALYSRILDDITESFPELVPDLRDLAEAYVADGELVAWRGDRALSFQVLQRRLRRKRPAPLTREVPVVLFLFDLLRLGDRDLLDEPLSTRRGVLSGLRFTPRVRLARAEEVRDPESVRDRFRQARERGNEGLVLKRPDAPYQPGRRGRAWLKLKEEMGTLDVVVVAVERGHGRRAGVLSDYTFAVRDGDRLRVVGKAYSGLTDEEIRELTAWFEAHTLRDHGRLKVVEPRVVLEVAFDAVTRSDRHDSGYALRFPRIKRLRPDKSPEEASTLAEVEALYRAQQRRFSGEAE from the coding sequence ATGGCCCTTTGGAAAGACCTCGCGGAGACCCTGGAAGCGGTGCGCGGTACGCGCTCGCGCCGGGAGAAGGTCCGCCTGCTCGCCCGGTACCTCGCGGAGCTGGAGGAGGCCGACCTGCGCCGAGCGTGCACCTTTCTGAGCGGTCGCACCTTTCCCCCACTGGACCCCCGCACCGCGAACCTGGGTGGGTCCGCCATCGTCCAGGCTCTGCGGGAGCTTGCGGGCGCGGACGACCGTGCTCTCCAGGAGGCTTACCTCCGCTGGGGCGACCTGGGAGATGTGGCCCAGGACCTCCTCGCCGCCCGCACGGCCCTCCCGCTCTTCCCCCCGCAGCCCCTCACCCTGGAGGCGGTAGAGCAGGCCCTGCATCGGGCGGCGGAGGCGGTCGGCAAGGGTGCCCGGGCCGCGCGGGTCCGCGTGCTGCGGAGCCTCCTGGAGTCCGCCTCCCCGCGGGAGGCCAAGTACCTGGTGCGGATCCTCACGGGCGAGGTGCGGGTGGGGCTCAGGGAAGGGCTGCTGGAGGAAGCCATCGGGGAAGCGTTCCGCGTGCCCGCGGAGGAAGTGCGCCGGGCCATGCTCCTGCAATCGGACCCCGGGGAGGTCGCGGTCCTTGCCCGGGCCGGGGCGCTCTCGGACGCGCGCCTGCTCTTCTTCCGGCCCTTCCGGTTCATGCTGGCAGAGCCCATCTCCGCCCCGGAGGAGCCCTTCCGGGAAGCCCCGGAATGGCTCGCGGAGGACAAGTACGACGGCATCCGGGTCCAGGTGCACCGCTTCCGGGACAGGGTGGCCCTGTACTCCCGGATCCTGGACGACATCACCGAGAGTTTCCCGGAGCTGGTGCCGGACCTGCGGGATCTGGCGGAGGCGTACGTGGCGGACGGGGAGCTCGTGGCCTGGCGGGGGGATCGGGCTCTTTCCTTCCAGGTCCTGCAGCGCCGGCTGAGGAGGAAGCGCCCGGCCCCTCTGACCCGCGAGGTCCCCGTGGTGCTGTTCCTGTTCGACCTGCTGCGGTTGGGGGACCGCGACCTCCTGGACGAGCCTCTGAGCACGCGGCGGGGGGTCCTGAGCGGGCTCCGGTTTACGCCTCGGGTGCGGCTTGCCCGGGCGGAGGAGGTCAGGGATCCCGAGTCCGTGCGGGATCGGTTCCGGCAAGCCCGGGAGCGGGGAAACGAGGGCCTTGTCCTCAAGCGTCCGGACGCGCCCTACCAGCCAGGCCGCCGGGGTCGCGCGTGGCTGAAGCTGAAGGAGGAGATGGGGACCCTGGACGTGGTGGTGGTGGCGGTGGAGCGGGGCCACGGCAGGCGTGCGGGGGTGCTGAGCGACTACACCTTCGCGGTGCGGGACGGAGACCGCCTCCGGGTCGTGGGGAAAGCGTACTCCGGCCTCACGGACGAGGAGATCCGCGAGCTCACCGCGTGGTTCGAGGCCCACACCCTGCGCGACCACGGCCGCCTGAAGGTCGTGGAGCCCCGCGTGGTGCTGGAGGTGGCTTTCGACGCGGTGACCCGCAGCGACCGGCACGACTCCGGATACGCCCTCCGGTTTCCCCGGATCAAGCGCCTTCGTCCCGACAAATCGCCGGAGGAAGCGAGCACCCTCGCGGAGGTGGAGGCCTTGTACCGGGCCCAACAACGCCGCTTTTCGGGGGAAGCGGAGTAG
- the groL gene encoding chaperonin GroEL (60 kDa chaperone family; promotes refolding of misfolded polypeptides especially under stressful conditions; forms two stacked rings of heptamers to form a barrel-shaped 14mer; ends can be capped by GroES; misfolded proteins enter the barrel where they are refolded when GroES binds), which produces MPAKVLLYNEEARRALERGVNKLADAVRITLGPKGRNVVLEKKWGSPTITHDGVTVAKEIELEDPFENAGAQLVREVASKTNDVAGDGTTTAVVLAQAIIREGLKNVAAGANPMALKRGIDRAVEAAVEYIRKISKPVETKEAIEQVATISANDPGIGKIIADAMDKVGKDGVITVEESKGIETTVEIVEGMQFDKGYISPYFITDPEKMEAVLEEPFLLITDRKVSSVRDLLPVLERVVQTGKPLLVIAEDVEGEALATLVVNKLRGTLSVCAVKAPAFGERRKAILQDIAILTGGTVISEELGLKLENADLSQLGRAKQVRVRKEETIIVGGMGDPKEIEKRIQQIRKQIEETDSDYDREKLQERLGKLVGGVAVIRIGAASETEMKYRKTRVEDALSATRSAVEEGIVPGGGVALLRAQKAIDELKLEGDEAVGAQIVRKALEEPVRQLAVNAGQEGSIIVEKVRQQPDVNVGYNVVTGRFEDMFQAGVVDPAKVVRSALQNAASIAGLLLTTEAVVVEKKEEEEEKTPTP; this is translated from the coding sequence ATGCCGGCGAAGGTGCTCCTGTACAACGAGGAAGCCCGTCGGGCCCTGGAGCGGGGGGTGAACAAGCTGGCGGATGCCGTCCGGATCACCCTCGGCCCGAAGGGCCGCAACGTGGTTCTGGAGAAGAAGTGGGGATCCCCCACCATCACCCACGACGGGGTGACGGTGGCGAAGGAGATCGAGCTGGAGGACCCCTTTGAGAACGCGGGGGCGCAGCTCGTGCGGGAGGTGGCCAGCAAGACCAACGACGTGGCCGGCGACGGCACCACCACCGCGGTGGTCCTGGCCCAGGCCATCATCCGGGAGGGGCTGAAGAACGTGGCCGCGGGCGCCAACCCCATGGCCCTCAAGCGGGGCATCGACCGGGCCGTGGAGGCCGCGGTGGAGTACATCCGCAAGATCAGCAAGCCCGTGGAGACCAAGGAGGCCATCGAGCAGGTGGCCACCATCTCCGCCAACGACCCCGGCATCGGCAAGATCATCGCGGATGCCATGGACAAGGTCGGCAAGGACGGCGTGATCACCGTGGAGGAGAGCAAGGGCATCGAGACCACGGTGGAGATCGTGGAGGGGATGCAGTTCGACAAGGGCTACATCTCCCCGTACTTCATCACGGACCCCGAGAAGATGGAGGCGGTCCTGGAGGAGCCGTTCCTGCTGATCACGGACCGCAAGGTCTCCTCCGTGCGGGATCTGTTGCCCGTGCTGGAGCGGGTGGTGCAGACCGGGAAGCCCCTGCTCGTGATCGCGGAGGACGTGGAGGGGGAGGCCCTGGCCACCCTGGTGGTCAACAAGCTGCGGGGCACCCTCAGCGTCTGCGCGGTGAAGGCGCCCGCCTTCGGGGAGCGGCGGAAGGCCATCCTGCAGGACATCGCCATCCTCACGGGCGGCACCGTCATCAGCGAGGAGCTCGGCCTCAAGCTGGAGAACGCGGACCTCTCGCAGCTGGGCCGGGCCAAGCAGGTGCGGGTCCGCAAGGAGGAGACCATCATCGTCGGCGGGATGGGGGATCCCAAGGAGATCGAGAAGCGGATCCAGCAGATCCGCAAGCAGATCGAGGAGACCGACTCCGACTACGACCGGGAGAAGCTGCAGGAGCGGCTCGGGAAGCTCGTGGGCGGTGTGGCGGTGATCCGCATCGGCGCCGCCAGCGAGACGGAGATGAAGTACCGGAAGACCCGGGTGGAGGACGCCCTCTCGGCCACGCGTTCCGCGGTGGAGGAGGGAATCGTCCCCGGCGGCGGCGTGGCCCTGCTCCGCGCTCAGAAGGCCATCGATGAGCTGAAGCTGGAGGGCGATGAGGCCGTGGGGGCCCAGATCGTGCGCAAGGCCCTGGAGGAGCCCGTCCGGCAGCTCGCGGTGAACGCGGGGCAGGAGGGGTCCATCATCGTGGAGAAGGTGCGCCAGCAGCCGGACGTCAACGTGGGCTACAACGTGGTCACCGGCCGGTTCGAGGACATGTTCCAGGCCGGGGTGGTGGACCCCGCGAAGGTGGTCCGCAGTGCCCTGCAGAACGCCGCCTCCATCGCGGGCTTGCTGCTCACCACCGAGGCCGTGGTGGTGGAGAAGAAGGAGGAAGAGGAGGAGAAGACGCCGACGCCGTAG
- a CDS encoding nodulation protein NfeD translates to MRRWPFYLVVLVAWLPLWAATSRPRVYVLRVEGIISPATAIYIQRGIREAERAGAEALVVELDTPGGLMTSMDQITKAILASSVPVIVYVSPPGARAGSAGVFILYAAHVAAMAPTTNVGAATPVFAGGGDQQETENQRALQRKVTEDAVARIRTLAHRRGRNAEWGERAVREAASIPAEEAVRLRVVDLLARDVRDLLNRVDGRVAEVRGERVTLRTRGAETVHLGMDLRERMLDLLADPNIGLILLTIGIYGIIFELNNPGAILPGIVGAIALLLGLTSLAILQVNYAGLALIGLAVLLFLADLFIPGHGILSVGGVISFILGAILLTSNQEPYLRLSIELAVAIALLSAAFFLFAVGAGLRAQRRRPATGREALVGAVGEARSDLAPQGVVFVQGELWTAESVDGRIPEGTRVRVVEVEGLRLKVRKEGSP, encoded by the coding sequence GTGCGGCGCTGGCCTTTTTACCTGGTTGTCCTGGTGGCGTGGCTGCCGCTCTGGGCGGCAACGTCCCGGCCCCGGGTTTATGTGCTGCGGGTGGAGGGCATCATCTCCCCGGCCACCGCCATCTACATCCAGCGGGGAATCCGGGAGGCGGAGCGGGCGGGCGCGGAGGCGTTGGTGGTGGAGCTGGACACGCCCGGAGGCCTCATGACCTCCATGGACCAGATCACGAAGGCCATCCTGGCGTCCTCGGTTCCCGTCATCGTGTACGTCTCGCCTCCGGGAGCCCGGGCTGGCAGTGCCGGGGTGTTCATCCTCTATGCCGCCCACGTGGCCGCCATGGCGCCCACCACCAACGTGGGGGCCGCCACCCCCGTGTTCGCGGGCGGAGGGGACCAGCAGGAGACGGAGAACCAGCGGGCCCTGCAGCGCAAGGTCACGGAGGATGCGGTGGCCCGCATCCGCACCCTTGCCCACCGCCGGGGCCGCAACGCGGAGTGGGGGGAACGGGCCGTGCGGGAGGCGGCCAGCATTCCCGCAGAGGAAGCGGTGCGGCTGCGGGTGGTGGACCTCCTGGCGCGGGACGTGCGGGACCTGCTGAACCGGGTGGACGGCCGGGTGGCGGAGGTCCGGGGGGAGCGGGTGACGCTCCGCACTCGGGGCGCGGAGACCGTGCACCTGGGGATGGACCTCCGGGAGCGGATGCTGGATCTCCTGGCGGATCCCAACATCGGCCTCATCCTGCTCACCATCGGGATCTACGGCATCATCTTCGAGCTCAACAACCCCGGGGCCATCCTGCCCGGAATCGTGGGCGCCATCGCCCTCTTGCTGGGGTTGACCTCCCTTGCCATCCTCCAGGTGAACTATGCGGGGCTTGCCCTCATCGGCCTCGCGGTGCTCCTGTTCCTGGCGGACCTGTTCATCCCCGGCCACGGCATCCTCTCCGTGGGCGGGGTGATCTCCTTCATCCTGGGCGCCATCCTCCTCACCAGCAACCAGGAGCCGTACCTGCGCCTGAGCATCGAGCTCGCGGTGGCCATCGCCCTGCTGAGCGCCGCCTTCTTCCTGTTCGCGGTGGGGGCCGGACTCCGCGCACAGCGCCGCCGGCCCGCCACGGGACGGGAGGCCCTGGTGGGTGCCGTGGGGGAGGCCCGCTCGGACCTCGCTCCACAGGGGGTGGTGTTCGTCCAGGGGGAGCTGTGGACCGCGGAGTCCGTGGATGGCCGGATCCCGGAGGGCACCCGGGTCCGGGTGGTGGAGGTGGAAGGGCTCCGGCTCAAGGTCCGGAAGGAGGGAAGTCCATGA
- the groES gene encoding co-chaperone GroES, producing the protein MRLKPLGDRVVVKPLEEEERTKGGIVLPDVAKEKPQHGEVVAVGPGALTEDGKRLPMDVKVGDRVLFAKYAGTEVKIDDQEYLILRQSDILAIVEREPAAAKA; encoded by the coding sequence GTGAGGCTCAAGCCCCTGGGAGACCGTGTGGTGGTGAAGCCTCTGGAGGAGGAGGAGCGCACCAAGGGCGGCATCGTGCTGCCCGACGTGGCGAAGGAGAAGCCCCAGCACGGGGAGGTGGTGGCGGTCGGTCCCGGAGCCCTCACGGAAGACGGCAAGCGCCTTCCCATGGACGTGAAGGTGGGGGATCGGGTGCTCTTCGCGAAGTACGCGGGCACAGAGGTGAAGATTGACGACCAGGAGTACCTGATCCTCCGTCAGAGCGACATCCTGGCCATCGTGGAGCGCGAGCCCGCGGCGGCCAAGGCGTAA
- the tsaB gene encoding tRNA (adenosine(37)-N6)-threonylcarbamoyltransferase complex dimerization subunit type 1 TsaB gives MLVLGIETATETISVALVDEDGLRAERALRARRALGWLVPAIGGMLRDAGLRPEDVEGVAVSTGPGSFTGLRVGIATAVGWAQARGVPACGVSTLQALAATCGALLVVPVMDARRGEVSVAPFVREGETYRPLTEELTAPPNAVIDRLRELGIEDPTFVGDGLLRYGSLLRQAFPHAHLSPRVLWSPRAAAVAALGRERLLHSGGEPLGAIQPRYGRVTTFRPPAWLAARRGGGE, from the coding sequence GTGCTGGTGCTCGGCATCGAGACCGCCACCGAGACCATCAGCGTCGCCCTGGTGGACGAGGACGGACTGCGGGCGGAACGCGCCCTGCGGGCGCGGCGGGCGCTCGGGTGGCTGGTGCCCGCGATCGGGGGAATGCTCCGGGACGCGGGATTGCGGCCGGAGGACGTGGAGGGGGTGGCGGTCTCCACGGGGCCCGGTTCCTTCACGGGCCTGCGGGTGGGGATCGCCACCGCGGTGGGGTGGGCACAGGCCCGGGGCGTCCCCGCCTGCGGGGTCTCCACCCTGCAGGCTCTCGCGGCAACGTGCGGGGCTTTGCTCGTGGTGCCCGTAATGGACGCCAGGCGCGGGGAGGTGTCCGTGGCGCCCTTCGTCCGGGAGGGGGAGACGTATCGTCCCCTCACGGAGGAGCTCACGGCTCCTCCGAATGCCGTCATTGACCGGTTGAGGGAACTGGGCATCGAGGATCCGACCTTCGTGGGGGATGGCCTCCTACGCTACGGGTCCCTCCTGCGGCAGGCGTTTCCCCACGCGCACCTGAGCCCCCGGGTCCTGTGGAGCCCTCGGGCGGCCGCGGTGGCGGCTTTGGGCCGGGAGCGGCTTTTACATTCCGGAGGGGAGCCCCTGGGGGCCATCCAGCCGCGGTACGGCCGGGTCACCACGTTCCGGCCTCCCGCGTGGCTTGCGGCGCGGCGGGGAGGCGGAGAATGA
- a CDS encoding prepilin-type N-terminal cleavage/methylation domain-containing protein: MVWRALRSETGFTLVELVMVVVILGILVALALPNYYSARRKAYFAEAGEKLQEMRETAWAHYLAHGTFTGFPNEPAAPTDHWTFAYETCAGTKCTMTAKGNDNTPVEGAKVLLVLSGDGTSQVTWEGF, translated from the coding sequence ATGGTGTGGCGGGCGCTGCGGTCCGAGACGGGGTTCACCCTGGTGGAGCTCGTGATGGTGGTGGTGATCCTGGGGATCCTCGTGGCCCTGGCCCTGCCCAACTACTACAGCGCCCGGCGCAAGGCCTACTTTGCAGAGGCGGGGGAGAAGCTCCAGGAGATGCGGGAGACCGCCTGGGCCCACTACCTCGCCCACGGGACCTTCACGGGCTTCCCCAACGAGCCCGCCGCACCCACCGACCATTGGACCTTCGCCTACGAGACCTGCGCGGGCACGAAGTGCACCATGACCGCCAAGGGCAACGACAACACCCCCGTGGAGGGCGCCAAGGTGCTCCTGGTCCTGAGCGGGGACGGGACGAGCCAGGTGACCTGGGAGGGGTTCTAA